One part of the Chryseobacterium sp. 7 genome encodes these proteins:
- a CDS encoding helix-turn-helix domain-containing protein, translating into MNSESDYIKTVFGLKLKQQRQKKNWSLQDLAVKTGLSKSYLNEIENGKKYPKHDKIIQLSEALNCTFDDLVSTKLDKSLAPFNEILQSDFFKEVPLELFGINKNNLISIISDAPKKVTAFINALIEISQNYNLGKERFYFAVLRSFQELYDNYFPEIEEKVELFTKENQLKIEKNLKSDILEKILTEKFGYIIQSEDFEKYGTLDNLRSLFIPEKKLLLLNQKLEKDQKTFILAKEIGFNVLELKNRPNTYSWLDFGSFEEILNNFYASYFAGALLISKEPVIEKTSELFQQNKWEPKSFESLINSFTRSPETFYYRLTNILSAEMGIKDLFYLCLVKKKNSDKIQILKELHLNHQQAPHANATNEHYCRRWIAVKNLDHLKENETLTDAQISHYKDQGISYLVISTSQKNPFSDGSNRSYCLGILLNPQTIKKISFIKSPSLKTINVGVTCESCSIADCEVRQAPPVRLEKEHFNLSMKNAVEKITRSFEDV; encoded by the coding sequence ATGAATTCAGAAAGCGACTATATCAAAACGGTTTTCGGACTAAAACTGAAACAGCAGAGACAAAAGAAAAACTGGTCTCTTCAAGATCTTGCCGTAAAGACAGGATTGTCAAAATCCTATCTCAACGAAATTGAAAACGGAAAAAAATATCCCAAGCACGATAAAATCATTCAGCTTTCTGAAGCGCTGAACTGCACTTTTGATGATCTGGTTTCTACCAAGCTTGATAAAAGTCTGGCTCCATTCAATGAAATTCTTCAATCTGATTTTTTTAAAGAAGTTCCGCTGGAGCTATTCGGAATTAATAAAAATAACCTCATCAGTATTATCAGTGATGCCCCCAAAAAAGTAACGGCTTTTATTAATGCACTGATCGAAATTTCACAGAATTATAATCTTGGAAAGGAAAGGTTTTATTTTGCGGTATTGAGATCATTTCAGGAATTGTACGATAATTATTTCCCGGAAATTGAGGAAAAAGTTGAACTGTTTACAAAGGAAAATCAACTAAAAATCGAAAAAAACTTAAAGTCTGATATTCTGGAGAAGATTCTTACAGAAAAATTCGGATATATTATTCAATCGGAAGATTTTGAGAAATACGGAACTTTGGATAACCTACGCTCTCTTTTTATTCCAGAGAAAAAATTATTGCTGCTGAATCAAAAACTGGAAAAGGATCAGAAAACTTTTATTCTTGCAAAGGAAATCGGATTTAATGTTTTAGAGTTAAAAAATCGTCCCAACACCTATTCATGGCTTGATTTTGGGAGTTTTGAGGAAATTCTGAACAATTTTTACGCATCCTATTTTGCAGGAGCTTTGCTAATTTCAAAAGAACCTGTCATTGAAAAAACTTCAGAGCTTTTTCAGCAAAATAAATGGGAACCCAAAAGTTTCGAAAGCCTTATCAACAGTTTCACCCGATCACCGGAAACGTTTTATTACCGACTTACTAATATCCTTTCGGCAGAAATGGGAATCAAAGATTTATTTTATTTGTGCCTGGTAAAAAAGAAAAATTCAGATAAAATTCAGATTTTAAAAGAGCTTCACCTGAATCATCAGCAGGCTCCTCATGCCAATGCAACCAACGAACATTATTGCAGAAGATGGATTGCTGTAAAAAACCTTGACCATTTAAAAGAAAATGAAACGCTGACGGATGCTCAGATTTCCCATTATAAAGATCAGGGCATAAGCTATCTGGTGATTTCCACTTCACAGAAAAATCCTTTTTCTGATGGGAGCAACAGAAGCTACTGTCTCGGTATTCTACTCAATCCACAAACAATAAAAAAAATAAGTTTCATTAAGTCTCCTTCTTTAAAAACCATCAACGTTGGTGTTACCTGTGAATCCTGCAGCATTGCAGATTGTGAAGTAAGACAGGCGCCTCCGGTAAGGCTGGAAAAGGAGCATTTTAATCTGAGTATGAAGAATGCTGTAGAGAAGATCACGAGGAGTTTTGAGGATGTGTAA